From the genome of Spinacia oleracea cultivar Varoflay chromosome 2, BTI_SOV_V1, whole genome shotgun sequence, one region includes:
- the LOC110790241 gene encoding arogenate dehydratase 2 isoform X2 has product MLDVASSNSLTSSLIPQFRVQFTQPSHHHYATLNFPKTHFKRCRNLIDSSLHPTSNYIPQAILSQKLPEDSPSAADATNPLPRPLTSTVASNSDGSSLRVAYQGVSGAYSELAAETAYPNCEAVPCDQFDTAFEALERWLVDRAVLPIENSLGGSIHRNYDLLLRHRLHIVGEVKLPIRHCLLANPGVKIDDLKRVLSHPQALSQCEHTLAKFGVTREAVDDTAGAAKFVAFNKLQDAGAVASVAAARIYGLNILAEDIQDDSDNVTRFLMLAREPIIPGSDRPFKTSIVFSHTEGPGALFKALAVFALRQINLTKIESRPLRNSNNGSSKCFDYLFYLDFDASMADPNAQNALRHLGEFATLLRVLGSYPADTSRR; this is encoded by the exons ATGTTGGACGTCGCATCATCAAATTCTCTCACCTCCTCCTTAATACCACAATTTAGAGTTCAATTTACGCAACCCAGCCACCACCACTACGCAACCCTCAATTTTCCCAAAACCCACTTTAAACGCTGCCGTAATCTCATTGATTCATCTCTTCATCCTACTTCTAATTACATTCCTCAGGCTATTTTGTCTCAGAAGCTTCCTGAAGATTCCCCCTCCGCCGCCGACGCCACTAATCCCCTTCCTA GGCCTTTGACGTCCACTGTTGCTTCAAACTCTGATGGGTCCTCCCTTCGCGTTGCTTATCAG GGGGTTAGTGGTGCCTATAGTGAGCTTGCTGCGGAGACTGCTTATCCAAATTGTGAAGCAGTTCCATGTGACCAATTCGACACAGCTTTTGAA GCTCTTGAGCGCTGGCTTGTTGATCGAGCAGTTTTACCAATTGAGAATTCTCTAGGGGGGAGCATCCACAGAAATTATGATCTTCTGTTGAGGCATAGATTGCATATAGTTGGAGAGGTGAAGCTTCCAATTCGGCATTGCTTGTTGGCCAATCCTGGTGTCAAGATTGACGATCTGAAAAGGGTGTTAAGCCATCCTCAG GCCCTTTCTCAATGTGAGCACACATTAGCTAAGTTTGGAGTGACCAGAGAAGCTGTGGATGATACTGCTGGTGCAGCAAAG TTTGTTGCATTCAACAAACTCCAAGATGCAGGAGCAGTTGCAAGTGTTGCTGCTGCAAGGATCTATGGCTTAAATATACTTGCTGAAGATATACAG GATGATTCTGATAATGTCACTAGATTTCTAATGCTAGCAAGGGAACCCATAATTCCAGGGAGTGATAGGCCCTTTAAG ACAAGCATTGTTTTCTCGCACACAGAGGGTCCTGGCGCACTTTTTAAGGCTTTAGCTGTTTTTGCTTTGAGGCAAATCAATCTAACAAAG ATTGAGAGTCGGCCGCTGCGAAACAGCAACAATGGTTCTTCAAA GTGTTTTGACTATCTCTTTTACTTGGATTTTGATGCATCTATGGCTGATCCCAATGCACAGAATGCCCTTAGACATCTTGGG GAGTTTGCTACTCTTCTGCGAGTTCTAGGAAGTTATCCTGCAGACACAAGTAGGAGGTGA
- the LOC110790242 gene encoding uncharacterized protein — MAAALVRSGRSNHHLATIIRHSSTVSTTIKPSHHKEHSQNQVYLKPNNTIGSWEPPKTPKEAEAKLAFLRRDYAKQVKVLRKQYIHEMELQREEQLRKDEARKVEILRQREERDKYKAAAAQVRATERKAFEQEFRHTLMKERREKLEYWRMREKAIEGKKEDKKELIRRQSSEWIDEEKFEAIILQKVVDHHTQL; from the exons ATGGCAGCGGCGCTAGTCAGAAGCGGGCGATCCAACCACCACTTAGCCACCATCATCCGCCATTCCTCCACCGTATCCACCACCATCAAACCGTCACATCACAAGGAGCACAGCCAAAACCAGGTATACCTAAAACCCAACAACACAATCGGAAGCTGGGAACCCCCGAAAACCCCCAAAGAAGCCGAAGCAAAACTCGCCTTCCTCCGCCGTGACTACGCGAAGCAAGTCAAGGTGCTTCGCAAGCAGTACATCCACGAGATGGAGTTGCAGAGGGAGGAGCAGCTGCGGAAAGACGAGGCCCGCAAGGTTGAGATTCTCCGGCAGAGGGAGGAGCGAGACAAATATAAGGCTGCTGCTGCTCAGGTTCGTGCTACTGAGCGTAAGGCGTTTGAGCAGGAGTTTCGCCATACCCTG ATGAAAGAAAGAAGAGAGAAGCTTGAATACTGGAGAATGAGAGAAAAGGCAATTGAGGGGAAAAAGGAGGATAAAAAAGAACTTATCCGTAGGCAAAGCTCCGAGTGGATTGATGAGGAGAAGTTTGAGGCGATTATATTGCAAAAGGTTGTTGATCATCACACCCAACTTTAG
- the LOC110790241 gene encoding arogenate dehydratase 2 isoform X1: MLDVASSNSLTSSLIPQFRVQFTQPSHHHYATLNFPKTHFKRCRNLIDSSLHPTSNYIPQAILSQKLPEDSPSAADATNPLPRPLTSTVASNSDGSSLRVAYQGVSGAYSELAAETAYPNCEAVPCDQFDTAFEALERWLVDRAVLPIENSLGGSIHRNYDLLLRHRLHIVGEVKLPIRHCLLANPGVKIDDLKRVLSHPQALSQCEHTLAKFGVTREAVDDTAGAAKFVAFNKLQDAGAVASVAAARIYGLNILAEDIQDDSDNVTRFLMLAREPIIPGSDRPFKTSIVFSHTEGPGALFKALAVFALRQINLTKIESRPLRNSNNGSSNRCFDYLFYLDFDASMADPNAQNALRHLGEFATLLRVLGSYPADTSRR; this comes from the exons ATGTTGGACGTCGCATCATCAAATTCTCTCACCTCCTCCTTAATACCACAATTTAGAGTTCAATTTACGCAACCCAGCCACCACCACTACGCAACCCTCAATTTTCCCAAAACCCACTTTAAACGCTGCCGTAATCTCATTGATTCATCTCTTCATCCTACTTCTAATTACATTCCTCAGGCTATTTTGTCTCAGAAGCTTCCTGAAGATTCCCCCTCCGCCGCCGACGCCACTAATCCCCTTCCTA GGCCTTTGACGTCCACTGTTGCTTCAAACTCTGATGGGTCCTCCCTTCGCGTTGCTTATCAG GGGGTTAGTGGTGCCTATAGTGAGCTTGCTGCGGAGACTGCTTATCCAAATTGTGAAGCAGTTCCATGTGACCAATTCGACACAGCTTTTGAA GCTCTTGAGCGCTGGCTTGTTGATCGAGCAGTTTTACCAATTGAGAATTCTCTAGGGGGGAGCATCCACAGAAATTATGATCTTCTGTTGAGGCATAGATTGCATATAGTTGGAGAGGTGAAGCTTCCAATTCGGCATTGCTTGTTGGCCAATCCTGGTGTCAAGATTGACGATCTGAAAAGGGTGTTAAGCCATCCTCAG GCCCTTTCTCAATGTGAGCACACATTAGCTAAGTTTGGAGTGACCAGAGAAGCTGTGGATGATACTGCTGGTGCAGCAAAG TTTGTTGCATTCAACAAACTCCAAGATGCAGGAGCAGTTGCAAGTGTTGCTGCTGCAAGGATCTATGGCTTAAATATACTTGCTGAAGATATACAG GATGATTCTGATAATGTCACTAGATTTCTAATGCTAGCAAGGGAACCCATAATTCCAGGGAGTGATAGGCCCTTTAAG ACAAGCATTGTTTTCTCGCACACAGAGGGTCCTGGCGCACTTTTTAAGGCTTTAGCTGTTTTTGCTTTGAGGCAAATCAATCTAACAAAG ATTGAGAGTCGGCCGCTGCGAAACAGCAACAATGGTTCTTCAAA CAGGTGTTTTGACTATCTCTTTTACTTGGATTTTGATGCATCTATGGCTGATCCCAATGCACAGAATGCCCTTAGACATCTTGGG GAGTTTGCTACTCTTCTGCGAGTTCTAGGAAGTTATCCTGCAGACACAAGTAGGAGGTGA